In Chlorocebus sabaeus isolate Y175 chromosome 11, mChlSab1.0.hap1, whole genome shotgun sequence, one DNA window encodes the following:
- the LOC140712716 gene encoding alpha-2-macroglobulin-like protein 1: MLSVDVLHFSYLCLQCQLLSLHRQYILWVSSVIQSDSAGKACLHLLKLNESVSLSVILEYDGSNTTIFDQFVEEDNFYACADFKVSQKSSEQLAFITLLAKGDTHQMSERRSVAVISEEKATFIQTDKPIYKSGENAIIPGGKITITTKNDPPALSLSLSLLVQFRIVTLDTKFKAVEDLYPLITVQDPQNNRIFQWQNVTSFRNITQLSFQLISEPIFGDYWIVVKKNSGKTVTHQFAVKRYVLPKFEVTVSAPQTVTISDDEFQVDVCAKYTFGQPVQGKTQIRVCREYFSSSNCEKNDNEICEQFIAQVKTTIFTPK; this comes from the exons atgctttctgtggATGTTCTCCATTTCTCCTACCTGTGTTTACAGTGTCAGTTACTTTCTTTGCATAGGCAATATATCCTATGGGTGTCCTCTGTGATTCAGAGTGATTCTGCAGGAAAAGCTTGTCTCCACCTCTTAAAACTTAATGAATCTGTATCCTTGAGTGTCATCTTAGAATATGATGGATCCAATACCACTATTTTTGACCAGTTTGTGGAAGAAGATAACTTCTATGCTTGTGCAGATTTCAAG GTCTCTCAGAAGTCATCTGAACAgttggcttttattaccttgctGGCTAAGGGAGATACTCATCAAATGTCTGAGAGAAGATCTGTAGCAGTCATTTCAGAGGAGAAGGCAACCTTTATACAGACAGATAAACCCATCTATAAATCAGGAGAGAATG CAATCATACCTGGAgggaaaataacaataacaacaaaaaatgatccccccgctctctctctctctctatctcttttaGTTCAGTTTCGCATTGTGACCCTGGATACCAAGTTCAAGGCTGTTGAAGATTTG tatCCTTTAATCACAGTTCAG GATCCTCAAAACAATCGGATTTTTCAATGGCAAAATGTGACTTCTTTCCGAAATATTACCCAACTCTCATTCCAGTTGATTTCGGAACCAATATTTGGAGATTACTGGATTGTTGTGAAAAAAAACTCAGGGAAGACAGTGACACACCAATTTGCTGTTAAAAGATATG TGCTGCCCAAATTTGAAGTTACGGTCAGTGCACCACAAACAGTAACTATTTCAGATGATGAATTCCAAGTGGATGTTTGTGCTAA GTATACCTTTGGCCAACCTGTGCAAGGGAAAACCCAAATCCGGGTGTGCAGAGAGTATTTTTCTTCAAGCAATTGTGAGAAAAACGACAATGAAATATGTGAGCAATTTATTGCACAGGTAAAGACCACAATCTTTACTCCAAAATAA